A genomic stretch from Scheffersomyces stipitis CBS 6054 chromosome 6, complete sequence includes:
- the BGL3 gene encoding beta-glucosidase (beta-glucosidase precursor glycosyl hydrolase family 3~go_function hydrolase activity, hydrolyzing O-glycosyl compounds~go_process carbohydrate metabolism), with protein sequence MTAFDIEGILSQLTLEEKIGLLAGIDFWHTYAVDRLDIPSLRFSDGPNGVRGTKFFDAIPSACFPCGTALAATFDKQLLRDTGKLMGVEAKAKGAHVILGPTMNIQRGPLGGRGFESFSEDPHLSGHAAAAIVNGIQEEGIAATVKHFVCNDLEDERNSSNSILSMRALREIYLEPFRIAIKHANPKALMTGYNKVNGEHVSQSESIIKDILREEWKWEGTIMSDWYGTYTSDTAIRAGLDIEMPGPTKFRSLSEISHMVASKELHIKHINDRVRNVLKLVQFAQGSGVPQNAPEGTSNNSAETSAKLRKIASDSIVLLKNTGILPLSKDSSIAVIGPNAKFAAYCGGGSASLASYYTTTPYSGIASKTTTPPKYSVGATGHRLLPDLASQVINPSTGSVGVNAKFYSEPSTSERRNLLDEYNLIDTRVNLFDYISTSRARNEPFYIDFEGDFVPEETASYKFGLAVFGTADLYVDNKLVIDNSTNQKKDEHFVGSGTREEHGVIQLEKGKNYRIRVEFGSAHTYTFSDPNAEFHGGGSLKIGCIKVVEPEEEIRRAIEIAKTVDQVVLCIGLNSEWESEGYDRPDMELIGLQNKLVEEIIKANPNTVIVNQSGTPVEMPWLPKAKAVVQAWFGGTEGGNAIADVLFGDVNPSGKLSLSFPFKNIDNPAYLNFTTDNGRVLYGEDIFVGYRYYEKLNREVAYPFGFGLSYTSFKIGDLKVQGLDQDNIEISVNIKNTG encoded by the coding sequence ATGACTGCTTTTGACATTGAGGGAATATTGAGTCAATTGACGTTAGAGGAAAAAATAGGACTACTTGCTGGTATAGACTTTTGGCACACTTACGCGGTGGATAGGTTAGATATCCCTAGTCTCAGATTTAGTGACGGTCCTAATGGTGTCAGAGGAACAAAATTCTTTGATGCTATTCCGTCTGCGTGCTTTCCATGTGGTACTGCattggctgcaacttttgACAAACAATTGTTACGTGACACCGGAAAGTTGATGGGGGTTGAAGCTAAAGCTAAGGGCGCTCATGTTATTCTTGGCCCAACAATGAATATTCAAAGAGGCCCATTGGGAGGAAGAGGGTTCGAGTCTTTCAGTGAAGACCCTCACTTGAGTGGCCATGCTGCAGCTGCCATTGTGAACggaattcaagaagaaggtattgCGGCAACCGTTAAACATTTCGTTTGcaatgatcttgaagatgaaagaaaTTCTAgcaattcaattctttccaTGAGGGCTTTAAGGGAGATATATTTGGAACCTTTCAGGATAGCAATCAAACATGCGAACCCCAAGGCTTTGATGACTGGTTACAACAAAGTAAATGGCGAACATGTTTCTCAAAGCGAAAGTATTATCAAGGACATCTTAAGagaagaatggaaatggGAAGGTACCATAATGTCCGATTGGTATGGAACTTATACTAGTGACACTGCTATTAGGGCTGGATTAGACATCGAGATGCCGGGTCCAACTAAGTTTAGAAGCTTAAGTGAAATTCTGCACATGGTTGCGTCAAAGGAATTGCATATCAAGCATATAAATGATAGAGTAAGGAATGTTCTTAAGTTGGTTCAATTTGCCCAAGGTTCAGGAGTGCCTCAAAATGCTCCCGAAGGCACAAGTAATAATAGTGCTGAAACCAGTGCTAAGTTAAGAAAAATTGCACTGGATTCCATAGTATTGCTCAAGAACACTGGAATACTACCTTTGAGTAAGGATTCATCCATTGCAGTGATAGGTCCAAATGCTAAATTTGCTGCTTATTGTGGAGGGGGATCTGCTTCGCTTGCATCTTACTACACTACAACACCTTATTCTGGTATTGCATCCAAGACAACTACTCCGCCTAAATACTCAGTTGGTGCAACTGGTCATAGATTGTTGCCTGATTTGGCTTCCCAGGTAATAAATCCAAGCACTGGAAGTGTTGGTGTCAATGCAAAGTTCTACTCGGAACCTAGCACCTCTGAGAGAAGGAACTTGCTAGATGAGTACAATTTAATTGATACTCGGGTCAATCTTTTTGATTACATCAGTACCAGTAGGGCACGTAATGAACCATTCTATATTGACTTCGAAGGAGACTTTGTTCCTGAAGAAACGGCCAGTTACAAATTTGGACTTGCTGTGTTCGGTACAGCTGACTTGTATGTTGACAACAAATTGGTTATTGACAACAGCACaaatcaaaagaaagaCGAGCACTttgttggttctggaaCTAGAGAAGAACACGGCGTCATCCAATTAGAGAAAGGTAAGAATTATAGGATTCGTGTTGAATTTGGGTCAGCACACACCTATACTTTTTCTGACCCCAACGCAGAATTTCATGGTGGAGGTTCTTTGAAAATCGGTTGTATTAAGGTTGTCGAAcccgaagaagaaattagaaGGGCTATTGAAATCGCAAAGACAGTAGACCAGGTTGTTTTGTGCATTGGACTCAATCTGGAGTGGGAATCTGAAGGCTACGATCGTCCAGATATGGAGTTGATCGGCCTTCAGAACAAATTAGTAGAGGAAATTATAAAGGCTAATCCGAATACTGTCATTGTCAATCAGTCAGGCACTCCAGTAGAGATGCCTTGGTTACCAAAAGCAAAGGCGGTTGTTCAAGCTTGGTTTGGAGGTACCGAAGGTGGTAATGCAATTGCAGATGTCTTGTTTGGTGATGTTAATCCTAGTGGAAAGTTGTCACTATCATTCCCTTTCAAAAACATCGATAATCCGGCTTACCTCAATTTCACCACTGATAACGGTCGAGTCCTTTATGGAGAAGACATATTCGTTGGTTATAGATATTACGAAAAACTAAACAGAGAGGTTGCGTACCCATTTGGTTTTGGATTATCATATACTTCATTCAAAATCGGAGACTTGAAAGTTCAAGGTCTAGACCAGGATAATATTGAGATTTCTGTTAACATCAAGAATACTGGA